The following proteins are encoded in a genomic region of Streptomyces collinus Tu 365:
- a CDS encoding DUF1304 domain-containing protein, which yields MTGTVASVLVGLVAALHAYILVLEMFLWQKAPGRGLHGFDRETARLTAPLAANQGLYNGFLAAGLVWGLVAADPTGFRVRVFFLACVVVAGVFGAATANRRILFAQALPGALALAAVLAAR from the coding sequence GTGACGGGGACCGTGGCGAGCGTGCTGGTGGGTCTGGTGGCCGCGCTGCACGCGTACATCCTGGTGCTGGAGATGTTCCTCTGGCAGAAGGCGCCGGGGCGCGGGCTGCACGGGTTCGACCGGGAGACGGCCCGGCTGACCGCGCCGCTGGCCGCCAACCAGGGCCTCTACAACGGCTTTCTGGCCGCCGGTCTGGTGTGGGGGCTGGTCGCGGCCGATCCGACCGGGTTCCGGGTCCGGGTGTTCTTCCTGGCGTGCGTCGTGGTGGCGGGCGTGTTCGGTGCCGCCACCGCCAACCGCCGCATCCTGTTCGCCCAGGCGCTGCCCGGCGCGCTCGCCCTGGCCGCCGTCCTCGCG
- a CDS encoding amidohydrolase gives MHADLLFTGGPVLTPEGRTATAVAVTGDRVTAVGHDELRELAGPRTEVVDLAGRLLLPGFQDAHVHPVPAGLELTQCDLSGLTTAEETVAAVRAYAEAHPDRAWILGGGWSMEAFEGGVPTRALLDAVVPDRPVYLPNRDHHGAWVNSRALELAGIDRNTPDPADGRIERDASGAPSGTLQEGAMRLVGELAPAATAADRLAALLHAQRHLHALGITAWQDALVGDFLGMDDPAGAYLTAARDGSLTARVTGALWWDRDRGAEQIPELVAKRAEFSHGRFRAGTVKLMLDGVAENHTAALLDPYLDRCGCATANRGKSFIHPERLPTYVTELDALGFQCHFHALGDRAVRDALDAVEAARTANGPSDTRPHLAHLQVVHPDDVPRFARLGATANIQPLWAAHEPQMDELTIPFLGAERAAWQYPFGALLRSGARLAAGSDWPVSSPDPLHGVHVAVNRVEPGGGAPVFLPDERLSLADALTAYTAGSAYVNHLDDGGRVAVGALADLVVLDRDPFAGPPEEIAGTRVALTYVGGERVHAAADA, from the coding sequence ATGCACGCTGATCTGCTCTTCACCGGCGGCCCCGTCCTCACGCCCGAGGGCCGCACGGCGACCGCGGTGGCCGTGACCGGGGACCGCGTCACCGCCGTCGGGCACGACGAACTGCGGGAGCTCGCCGGACCGCGCACCGAGGTGGTCGACCTGGCCGGACGGCTGCTGCTGCCGGGCTTCCAGGACGCGCACGTCCACCCCGTGCCGGCCGGGCTCGAACTGACCCAGTGCGACCTGTCCGGGCTCACCACGGCCGAGGAGACCGTGGCCGCGGTGCGCGCCTACGCCGAGGCCCACCCCGACCGGGCGTGGATCCTCGGCGGCGGCTGGTCGATGGAGGCGTTCGAGGGCGGTGTGCCGACGCGGGCGCTGCTGGACGCCGTGGTCCCCGACCGCCCCGTGTACCTGCCCAACCGGGACCACCACGGCGCCTGGGTCAACAGCCGGGCGCTGGAACTGGCCGGCATCGACCGGAATACGCCCGACCCGGCCGACGGGCGGATCGAGCGGGACGCCTCGGGCGCGCCGAGCGGCACCCTCCAGGAGGGCGCGATGCGGCTGGTCGGCGAGCTGGCCCCGGCGGCCACGGCGGCGGACCGGCTGGCCGCGCTGCTGCACGCCCAGCGGCACCTGCACGCGCTCGGCATCACCGCCTGGCAGGACGCGCTGGTCGGCGACTTCCTCGGCATGGACGACCCGGCCGGCGCGTACCTGACGGCGGCCCGGGACGGTTCGCTCACCGCGCGGGTGACCGGCGCCCTGTGGTGGGACCGGGACCGCGGGGCCGAGCAGATTCCCGAACTGGTCGCGAAGCGGGCCGAGTTCAGTCACGGCCGGTTCCGCGCGGGCACGGTCAAACTGATGCTGGACGGGGTCGCCGAGAACCACACCGCCGCGCTGCTCGACCCCTATCTGGACCGCTGCGGCTGCGCCACCGCCAACCGCGGCAAGAGCTTCATCCACCCGGAGCGGCTGCCGACGTACGTGACGGAACTGGACGCGCTCGGCTTCCAGTGCCACTTCCACGCCCTGGGCGACCGGGCGGTGCGGGACGCGCTGGACGCCGTCGAGGCGGCCCGGACCGCCAACGGTCCGAGCGACACCCGCCCGCACCTGGCGCATCTGCAGGTGGTGCACCCGGACGACGTGCCGCGCTTCGCCCGGCTCGGCGCCACCGCCAACATCCAGCCGCTGTGGGCCGCGCACGAGCCGCAGATGGACGAGCTGACGATCCCGTTCCTCGGTGCCGAACGGGCCGCGTGGCAGTACCCGTTCGGGGCCCTGCTGCGCTCCGGGGCGCGGCTCGCGGCGGGCAGCGACTGGCCGGTGAGCAGCCCGGACCCGCTGCACGGCGTCCATGTGGCGGTCAACCGGGTGGAACCGGGCGGCGGCGCGCCGGTGTTCCTGCCGGACGAGCGGCTGTCCCTGGCGGACGCGCTGACGGCGTACACGGCCGGGTCGGCGTACGTGAACCACCTGGACGACGGCGGCCGGGTGGCCGTCGGGGCGCTCGCCGACCTGGTGGTGCTGGACCGCGACCCGTTCGCCGGGCCCCCGGAGGAGATCGCCGGGACGCGGGTGGCGCTCACCTACGTGGGGGGCGAGCGGGTGCACGCGGCGGCCGACGCCTGA
- a CDS encoding APC family permease: MSNVPIGADPSARPELRKSLSVLDGVAVAASSTAATTSIGIGLGVTAGVVGLHLPAIMLLAFLPVLGIAGAYSRLNRVEPNAGNGYVWVGRSLSPWLGFTVGWVNFVASLAFLAYTTAVTGSAMLQLAGDAGLHRIGSLVLDPGSTAQTTAVGIAVLVLVTLTAVTGVRTAARLQTWLLVFEYAVLLGFCGYGIVTGPHPFRLSWFDPFALPSATALAQGLLLSVFCYWGFEAAFTVNEEVREPRDASRAGMITLVTMLGLFLLGSIAFQRVLSEGELAGHGAEGLAYFGDRLAAQPLAALPLVALMFSAVASLQAGVIPTARGMFAMSRDRTLGPVWSRVSARYGTPAAGTLLVGGLATAVAVLALVIPRLADMIMATVNAVGIVVSLSYALTALAAAVRFRSLLREDWRQGVRAVVLPTLSAVALLVLGGYLGWSFYSSADHFEVSADNGWFLLLMPVVMIASGFAVAAWAKYVRRSPYFRTGAGTDADSRQLLTTSN; this comes from the coding sequence ATGAGCAACGTCCCCATCGGTGCGGATCCATCCGCGCGGCCCGAGCTGCGCAAGTCCCTCAGCGTGCTGGACGGCGTCGCCGTCGCCGCGTCCAGCACGGCCGCGACCACCAGCATCGGCATCGGTCTCGGTGTCACGGCGGGGGTGGTCGGCCTGCACCTGCCGGCCATCATGCTGCTGGCCTTCCTGCCGGTCCTCGGCATCGCCGGGGCCTACTCCCGGCTGAACCGGGTGGAGCCGAACGCGGGCAACGGCTATGTGTGGGTGGGCCGCTCGCTCAGCCCCTGGCTCGGCTTCACGGTGGGCTGGGTCAACTTCGTGGCGAGCCTCGCCTTCCTCGCGTACACCACGGCGGTCACCGGATCGGCGATGCTGCAGCTGGCCGGGGACGCGGGCCTGCACCGGATCGGCTCGCTCGTCCTGGACCCGGGCTCGACCGCGCAGACCACGGCCGTGGGCATCGCCGTGCTGGTCCTGGTCACCCTCACCGCCGTGACCGGCGTGCGCACGGCGGCCCGGCTGCAGACGTGGCTGCTGGTCTTCGAGTACGCCGTGCTGCTCGGCTTCTGCGGATACGGCATCGTCACCGGCCCGCACCCGTTCCGCCTGTCGTGGTTCGACCCGTTCGCGCTCCCGTCGGCGACCGCGCTGGCGCAGGGGCTGCTGCTGTCGGTGTTCTGCTACTGGGGCTTCGAGGCCGCGTTCACCGTCAACGAGGAGGTGCGCGAGCCGCGGGACGCCTCCCGCGCCGGGATGATCACCCTGGTCACCATGCTCGGGCTGTTCCTGCTCGGCTCGATCGCCTTCCAGCGGGTGCTGTCCGAGGGCGAGCTGGCCGGGCACGGGGCCGAGGGGCTGGCCTACTTCGGCGACCGGCTGGCCGCCCAGCCGCTGGCCGCCCTGCCCCTGGTGGCGCTGATGTTCTCCGCGGTGGCCTCGCTGCAGGCCGGGGTCATCCCGACGGCACGCGGCATGTTCGCCATGAGCCGGGACCGTACGCTCGGGCCGGTGTGGTCGAGGGTCAGTGCACGCTACGGAACGCCGGCGGCCGGGACGCTGCTGGTCGGGGGGCTGGCGACGGCGGTGGCGGTGCTCGCCCTGGTGATCCCCCGGCTGGCCGACATGATCATGGCGACGGTGAACGCGGTGGGCATCGTCGTCTCGCTGTCGTACGCGCTGACCGCGCTGGCCGCCGCCGTGCGGTTCCGCTCCCTGCTGCGCGAGGACTGGCGCCAGGGGGTGCGGGCGGTGGTCCTGCCCACGCTGAGCGCCGTCGCCCTGCTCGTCCTCGGCGGCTACCTCGGCTGGTCCTTCTACTCGTCCGCCGACCACTTCGAGGTGAGCGCGGACAACGGCTGGTTCCTGCTGCTCATGCCGGTGGTCATGATCGCGTCCGGGTTCGCCGTCGCCGCGTGGGCCAAGTACGTGCGCAGATCGCCGTACTTCCGCACCGGCGCCGGCACCGACGCCGACTCCCGGCAGCTCCTGACCACCTCCAACTGA
- a CDS encoding TetR/AcrR family transcriptional regulator produces MTERVVPAGDRRRRRPTKQGVVLSEELIVETALRLIEEHGADALSVRRLGRALGADPSSLYRYFRHTDDLMLAIADELIGRTLREWRPTGDWCADLRELGLRMHAGALAHPRAAVLSAHRVTGREHEIQAVENIIGTLRGAGFPDAEAVRIYHAFVDQALAFGALDSAGTALPRSARDAETEVWRATYAHLPAATHPHIAATARHLVATMRHSSYPAALDLLLTAARTRLDAFRARTEG; encoded by the coding sequence ATGACCGAACGCGTCGTGCCGGCCGGTGACCGCAGGCGCCGGCGGCCCACCAAACAGGGCGTGGTGCTCTCCGAGGAGCTGATCGTCGAGACCGCGCTCAGGCTGATCGAGGAGCACGGCGCCGACGCCCTCTCCGTCCGGCGGCTCGGCCGCGCCCTCGGCGCCGACCCCAGCTCCCTTTACCGGTACTTCCGCCACACCGACGACCTGATGCTCGCCATCGCCGACGAGCTGATCGGCCGCACCCTGCGGGAATGGCGGCCCACCGGCGACTGGTGCGCCGACCTGCGCGAACTCGGCCTGCGCATGCACGCGGGCGCCCTCGCCCACCCCCGGGCCGCGGTGCTCAGCGCCCACCGGGTCACCGGCCGGGAGCACGAGATCCAGGCCGTCGAGAACATCATCGGCACGCTGCGCGGAGCCGGGTTTCCGGACGCGGAGGCGGTGCGGATCTACCACGCCTTCGTCGACCAGGCCCTCGCCTTCGGCGCCCTGGACTCCGCCGGCACCGCCCTGCCCCGGTCCGCCCGGGACGCCGAGACCGAGGTGTGGCGGGCCACCTACGCCCACCTGCCCGCCGCCACCCATCCGCACATCGCGGCCACCGCCCGCCACCTCGTGGCCACCATGCGCCACAGCTCCTACCCGGCCGCCCTCGACCTGCTGCTGACCGCCGCCCGGACACGCCTCGACGCCTTCCGTGCGCGGACGGAAGGCTGA
- a CDS encoding pyridoxamine 5'-phosphate oxidase family protein, with amino-acid sequence MTPPPARTAGQRKKDTLHRLEHEVDAWVATAGADGGAPHLVPLSFVWDGATLLIATAAESPTGRNLVATGRARLGIGPTRDVVLIEGTARAVTPEDLPEEDAEVFAGKTGFDPRLLTTRYLYFYVLPRRVQAWREANELEGRELMRDGAWLVAD; translated from the coding sequence ATGACCCCGCCCCCCGCCCGCACCGCGGGTCAGCGCAAGAAGGACACCCTCCACCGGCTGGAGCACGAGGTGGACGCCTGGGTCGCCACCGCGGGCGCGGACGGCGGCGCGCCGCACCTGGTCCCGCTGTCGTTCGTCTGGGACGGCGCCACCCTGCTGATCGCCACCGCCGCCGAGAGCCCCACCGGCCGCAACCTGGTGGCCACCGGCCGGGCCCGGCTGGGCATCGGACCGACCCGCGACGTCGTCCTGATCGAGGGCACCGCACGGGCCGTCACCCCGGAGGACCTGCCCGAGGAGGACGCCGAGGTGTTCGCCGGCAAGACCGGCTTCGACCCGCGCCTGCTCACCACCCGCTACCTGTACTTCTACGTGCTCCCGCGGCGCGTCCAGGCGTGGCGCGAGGCGAACGAGCTGGAGGGAAGGGAGTTGATGCGCGACGGCGCGTGGCTGGTCGCCGACTGA
- a CDS encoding VOC family protein, translated as MSLVTAGVVVLDCAEPEKLAEFYKELLDGRVTDVSANLVEIRGVDGFRIAFRRDANATPPSWPRPENSLQAHLDFLVEDLDEAERRVVGLGGRPLEARDAPGPYEERGYSDPAGHSFTLRLVRPLAPKQG; from the coding sequence ATGTCCCTCGTGACCGCCGGCGTCGTGGTGCTCGACTGCGCCGAACCAGAGAAACTCGCCGAGTTCTACAAGGAGTTGCTGGACGGCCGGGTGACCGACGTGAGCGCCAACCTGGTGGAGATCAGGGGCGTCGACGGCTTCCGGATCGCCTTCCGGCGGGACGCCAACGCGACCCCGCCGAGCTGGCCCCGTCCGGAGAACTCCCTCCAGGCGCACCTGGATTTCCTGGTGGAGGACCTGGACGAGGCCGAGCGCAGGGTGGTCGGGCTCGGCGGCCGGCCGCTGGAGGCGCGCGACGCGCCGGGCCCGTACGAGGAGCGCGGCTACTCCGATCCGGCCGGCCACTCCTTCACCCTGCGCCTCGTCCGGCCCCTGGCGCCCAAGCAGGGCTGA
- a CDS encoding DUF4235 domain-containing protein, whose protein sequence is MANKNKKRKLPLAYQPVGFVLSWAGGALAGMAFRKAWMAIRHEEDAPDALDPDRGWGEILLAAAVQGAIFAVVRSAVDRTGAKAIERSTGVWPATDKGGRD, encoded by the coding sequence ATGGCGAACAAGAACAAGAAGAGGAAACTGCCGCTGGCCTACCAGCCGGTCGGCTTCGTGCTCAGCTGGGCCGGCGGTGCGCTGGCCGGGATGGCGTTCCGCAAGGCGTGGATGGCGATACGGCACGAGGAGGACGCCCCCGACGCGCTGGACCCGGACCGCGGCTGGGGCGAGATCCTGCTGGCGGCGGCGGTCCAGGGCGCCATCTTCGCGGTGGTGCGCAGCGCCGTCGACCGCACCGGCGCCAAGGCCATCGAGCGGTCGACGGGCGTGTGGCCGGCCACCGACAAGGGCGGCCGGGACTGA
- a CDS encoding glutathione S-transferase family protein, translating to MGEDGNRAYGHKTFSRSRSHFADRITADGRDGWPVAAGRYRLVVSRACPWASRAVVSRRLLGLEEALPMAVADPIQDDRSWRFTLDPDGRDPVLGIRFLAEAYDKRETDYPGGVSVPAVVDVPTGRLVTNDYQQLTLDLATEWTALHREGAPDLYPRDRRDEIDAVMAEVYEDLNNGVYRAGFATHQAEYERACTAVFRRLDALAERLAGQRYLVGDTITEADIRLFTTLVRFDPVYHGHFKCNRWKLAENPVLWAYARDLFQTPGFGDTVDFDHIKRHYYQVHSGINPTGVVPLGPDLAGWTSPHHREELGGRPFGDGKPPGPVPEGEKVTPRGRPA from the coding sequence ATGGGCGAGGACGGCAACAGGGCGTACGGCCACAAGACGTTCAGCCGGTCGAGGAGCCACTTCGCCGACCGGATCACCGCCGACGGCCGGGACGGCTGGCCCGTGGCGGCCGGGCGGTACCGTCTGGTGGTCTCCCGTGCCTGTCCGTGGGCGAGCCGGGCGGTGGTGTCGCGCCGGCTGCTCGGCCTGGAGGAGGCGCTGCCGATGGCGGTGGCCGACCCGATCCAGGACGACCGCAGTTGGCGTTTCACGCTGGACCCGGACGGCCGCGACCCGGTGCTCGGCATCCGGTTCCTCGCCGAGGCCTACGACAAGCGGGAGACGGACTACCCGGGCGGGGTGAGCGTGCCCGCCGTCGTGGACGTGCCCACCGGGCGGCTGGTCACCAACGACTACCAGCAGCTCACCCTCGACCTCGCCACCGAGTGGACGGCGCTGCACCGCGAGGGCGCGCCCGACCTCTACCCGCGGGACCGGCGCGACGAGATCGACGCGGTGATGGCGGAGGTCTACGAGGACCTGAACAACGGGGTGTACCGGGCCGGGTTCGCCACCCACCAGGCGGAGTACGAGCGGGCGTGCACGGCCGTCTTCCGGCGGCTGGACGCGCTCGCCGAACGGCTGGCCGGGCAGCGCTACCTGGTCGGCGACACGATCACGGAGGCGGACATCCGGCTGTTCACCACGCTGGTCAGGTTCGACCCCGTCTACCACGGCCACTTCAAGTGCAACCGCTGGAAGCTGGCCGAGAACCCGGTGCTGTGGGCGTACGCCAGGGATCTGTTCCAGACACCGGGCTTCGGCGACACGGTCGACTTCGACCACATCAAGCGGCACTACTACCAGGTGCACTCGGGCATCAACCCCACCGGCGTCGTGCCCCTCGGCCCCGATCTGGCCGGCTGGACCTCCCCGCACCACCGGGAGGAGCTCGGCGGCCGGCCGTTCGGGGACGGGAAGCCGCCCGGTCCGGTGCCCGAGGGCGAAAAGGTGACACCGCGCGGCCGCCCCGCATGA
- a CDS encoding cation diffusion facilitator family transporter: MTVLVALGANLVIAVAKAVGGVLAGSPALLSEAAHSVADSLNEVFLLAALHRSNRPADRRHPFGYGKERFFWSLLAAVGIFVMGGCFSFFQGVEALRNGAEEKFSGYVAGLIVLGVALLAEGLSLARALHQVHRQGGAKNGLRDPALRTVVAEDGTAVIGVILAIIGMALHMVTGQVVWEASASLAIGVLLVYVAYRLGRDARDQLIGEAAEPELSGRIRSLLEAQPEIDSVEALFTMKMGLDSMLVAARIDLVPGLDSERVEEISMRIKRSIARTVPAADQIFLDVTDGPAEEARQSPAATGERGGA, from the coding sequence ATCACCGTGCTGGTGGCCCTGGGCGCCAATCTGGTGATCGCCGTCGCCAAGGCGGTCGGCGGGGTGCTCGCCGGCTCGCCCGCGCTGCTGTCGGAGGCGGCGCACTCGGTCGCCGACAGCCTCAACGAGGTCTTCCTGCTGGCCGCGCTGCACCGCAGCAACCGGCCGGCCGACCGCCGGCACCCCTTCGGCTACGGCAAGGAGCGGTTCTTCTGGTCCCTGCTCGCGGCCGTCGGGATTTTCGTCATGGGCGGCTGCTTCTCCTTCTTCCAGGGCGTCGAGGCGCTGCGCAACGGCGCCGAGGAGAAGTTCAGCGGCTATGTGGCGGGCCTGATCGTGCTGGGGGTGGCGCTGCTGGCCGAGGGACTGTCCCTGGCCCGTGCGCTGCACCAGGTGCACCGGCAGGGCGGCGCCAAGAACGGTCTGCGTGACCCGGCGCTGCGCACGGTGGTCGCCGAGGACGGCACGGCGGTGATCGGCGTGATCCTCGCCATCATCGGCATGGCCCTGCACATGGTGACCGGTCAGGTCGTGTGGGAGGCCTCCGCCTCGCTGGCGATCGGCGTACTGCTGGTGTACGTCGCCTACCGGCTCGGCCGTGACGCCCGCGACCAGCTCATCGGCGAGGCCGCCGAGCCGGAACTGAGCGGGCGGATCCGGTCCCTGCTGGAGGCCCAGCCGGAAATCGACAGCGTGGAGGCGCTGTTCACGATGAAGATGGGCCTCGACTCCATGCTGGTGGCCGCCCGCATCGACCTCGTGCCGGGCCTCGACAGCGAGCGGGTCGAGGAAATCTCGATGCGCATCAAGCGGTCCATCGCCCGTACCGTCCCCGCCGCCGACCAGATCTTCCTCGACGTGACCGACGGGCCGGCGGAGGAGGCACGACAGAGCCCCGCCGCGACGGGGGAGCGCGGCGGGGCCTGA
- a CDS encoding nitroreductase family deazaflavin-dependent oxidoreductase, which translates to MPLEGEYEPSPTQWVREQVELYESSGGTKGTTLRDTGLPVIVLTTRGARSGKIRKTPLMRVEHEGRYAAVASIGGAPKHPVWYFNVKADPRVELQDGARKRDMRAREVTGEEKAEWWERAVAAFPPYADYQAKTSRVIPLFVLEPVDED; encoded by the coding sequence ATGCCACTTGAGGGCGAGTACGAGCCGAGCCCGACGCAGTGGGTGCGCGAGCAGGTGGAGCTGTACGAGAGCTCCGGCGGGACGAAGGGCACGACGCTGCGGGACACCGGACTGCCGGTCATCGTCCTGACCACCCGGGGCGCGCGCAGCGGGAAGATCCGCAAGACGCCGCTGATGCGGGTGGAGCACGAGGGGAGGTACGCCGCGGTCGCCTCGATCGGCGGTGCCCCGAAGCACCCGGTCTGGTACTTCAACGTGAAGGCCGACCCGCGGGTGGAGCTCCAGGACGGCGCCCGGAAGCGGGACATGAGGGCCCGTGAGGTCACCGGCGAGGAGAAGGCGGAGTGGTGGGAGCGTGCCGTGGCCGCGTTCCCGCCGTACGCCGACTACCAGGCGAAGACCTCCCGGGTGATCCCGCTGTTCGTCCTGGAGCCCGTCGACGAGGACTGA
- a CDS encoding nuclear transport factor 2 family protein: MFPSHTLPTRSVVEELLRRIGEGDPERIGELYAEHGEWRLSWPEDEHGRPDTPWIRHRSTRADAVAHYRELAAHHVPEKADTRVERILVDGDDAVVVGVIHQTAEPTGRSYTARFALHLTVRDGQVVRHHVYEDSLAVARAFAPAAGARRSP; encoded by the coding sequence GTGTTCCCCAGTCACACCCTCCCGACCCGTTCCGTCGTGGAGGAACTGCTCCGCAGGATCGGCGAGGGCGACCCCGAGCGGATCGGCGAGCTGTACGCCGAGCACGGCGAGTGGCGGCTGAGCTGGCCCGAGGACGAGCACGGCCGCCCCGACACCCCCTGGATCCGGCACCGCAGCACGCGTGCCGACGCCGTCGCCCACTACCGCGAGCTGGCCGCCCACCACGTCCCGGAGAAGGCGGACACCCGGGTCGAGCGCATCCTGGTCGACGGCGACGACGCGGTGGTGGTCGGCGTCATCCACCAGACGGCCGAACCGACCGGCCGCTCCTACACCGCCCGCTTCGCCCTCCACCTCACCGTCCGCGACGGCCAGGTCGTCCGTCACCACGTCTACGAGGACAGCCTCGCGGTCGCCCGCGCCTTCGCCCCGGCGGCGGGGGCACGACGCTCGCCCTGA
- a CDS encoding LysE family transporter, with amino-acid sequence MTAALLAGLLAGYGIAVPVGAVGTYLVSLTARTSLRTGACAALGVATADGVYALLAAAGGSALAAALRPVLGPLRWASALVLCVLAVWGAAAALRQYRAARLATRPERPVPGAARAYLGLLGITLLNPVTVVYFAALVLGTSTADAVRPPERAVFVLAAFAASASWQLLLAGGGALLGRVLTGRRGRLTTTLLSSGVILLLAARMTMTPG; translated from the coding sequence GTGACGGCCGCGCTCCTGGCGGGGCTGCTCGCCGGCTACGGCATCGCCGTGCCGGTCGGCGCGGTCGGGACCTATCTGGTCTCCCTCACCGCCCGTACCTCGCTGCGCACCGGCGCCTGCGCCGCCCTCGGCGTCGCGACGGCCGACGGCGTCTACGCCCTGCTCGCCGCGGCCGGCGGCTCCGCCCTCGCCGCGGCGCTGCGGCCGGTGCTGGGTCCGCTGCGCTGGGCTTCCGCCCTGGTCCTGTGCGTGCTCGCGGTGTGGGGCGCGGCGGCCGCCCTGCGCCAGTACCGGGCCGCCCGGCTCGCCACCCGCCCCGAACGGCCGGTTCCGGGCGCTGCCCGGGCCTATCTCGGCCTTCTCGGGATCACCCTGCTCAACCCGGTCACGGTGGTCTACTTCGCCGCGCTGGTGCTCGGCACCAGTACCGCGGACGCGGTACGGCCACCGGAGCGCGCCGTGTTCGTCCTCGCGGCCTTCGCCGCCTCGGCGAGCTGGCAGCTCCTCCTGGCGGGCGGCGGCGCCCTCCTCGGCCGCGTTCTCACCGGCCGCCGCGGACGCCTGACGACGACCCTGCTGTCCAGCGGCGTGATCCTGCTGCTGGCGGCCCGGATGACCATGACCCCGGGCTGA
- a CDS encoding cytochrome P450, whose translation MTELTDITGQATPAEPVAFPQDRTCPYHPPTAYDPLRDGRALARATLFDGRQVWMVTGHATARALLADPRLSTDRTRPGFPAPTERFAAVRDRRVALLGLDDPEHRTQRRMMVPSFTLKRATELRPAIQRIVDDLLDAMIEQGPPAELVSAFALPVPSTVICDLLGVPYADHEFFEERSRRLLRGPTADDIQRARAELEGYLGDLIDRKARQREPGDGVLDDLVHQRLRTGELDRTDLVSLAVILLVAGHETTANMISLGTYTLLRHPDRLAELRADPALLPAAVEELMRMLSIADGLLRVALEDIEVAGTTIRAGEGVLFSTSVINRDTSQYEDPDTLDFHRSTRHHVAFGFGIHQCLGQNLARAELEIALGTLLRRLPGLRLAAPADEIPFKPGDTIQGMLELPVTW comes from the coding sequence ATGACGGAACTGACGGACATCACCGGCCAGGCGACCCCGGCCGAACCCGTCGCCTTTCCCCAGGACCGCACCTGCCCCTACCACCCGCCCACGGCGTACGACCCGCTGCGCGACGGACGGGCCCTCGCCCGCGCCACCCTCTTCGACGGCCGCCAGGTCTGGATGGTGACCGGCCACGCCACCGCACGCGCGCTGCTCGCCGACCCCCGTCTGTCCACCGACCGCACCCGCCCCGGCTTCCCCGCCCCCACCGAGCGCTTCGCCGCCGTCCGGGACCGCCGGGTCGCCCTGCTCGGCCTCGACGACCCCGAGCACCGCACCCAGCGGCGGATGATGGTGCCGTCGTTCACCCTGAAACGCGCGACCGAACTGCGGCCGGCCATCCAGCGGATCGTCGACGACCTGCTCGACGCGATGATCGAACAGGGCCCGCCGGCCGAACTCGTCTCGGCCTTCGCCCTGCCGGTGCCGTCCACGGTCATCTGCGACCTGCTCGGGGTGCCGTACGCCGACCACGAGTTCTTCGAGGAGCGGTCCCGCAGGCTGCTGCGCGGCCCCACGGCCGACGACATCCAGCGGGCACGCGCAGAGCTCGAGGGCTACCTCGGCGACCTGATCGACCGCAAGGCCCGGCAGCGCGAACCCGGTGACGGCGTGCTGGACGACCTCGTCCACCAGCGGCTGCGCACGGGCGAGCTGGACCGGACGGATCTCGTCTCCCTGGCCGTCATCCTGCTGGTCGCCGGACACGAGACGACCGCCAACATGATCTCCCTGGGCACCTACACGCTGCTGCGCCACCCCGACCGCCTCGCCGAGCTGCGCGCGGACCCGGCGCTGCTGCCCGCCGCCGTCGAGGAACTCATGCGGATGCTGTCCATCGCGGACGGCCTGCTGCGCGTGGCCCTGGAGGACATCGAGGTCGCGGGCACCACCATCCGCGCCGGGGAGGGCGTGCTCTTCTCCACCTCGGTCATCAACCGCGACACGTCCCAGTACGAGGACCCCGACACGCTGGACTTCCACCGCTCCACCCGCCACCACGTGGCCTTCGGCTTCGGCATCCACCAGTGCCTCGGCCAGAACCTGGCGCGCGCGGAACTGGAGATCGCCCTCGGCACCCTCCTGCGGCGGCTGCCCGGCCTGCGGCTGGCCGCACCCGCCGACGAGATCCCCTTCAAACCCGGCGACACGATCCAGGGGATGCTGGAACTCCCCGTGACCTGGTAA
- a CDS encoding ferredoxin, with protein sequence MDIDIDKDVCIGAGQCALAAPRVFTQDDDGYSMLVPGHEDGSGDPMVREAARACPVGAITVSETASG encoded by the coding sequence ATCGACATCGACATCGACAAGGACGTCTGCATCGGGGCGGGCCAGTGCGCCCTGGCGGCGCCGCGCGTGTTCACGCAGGACGACGACGGCTACAGCATGCTCGTGCCCGGCCACGAGGACGGCTCGGGCGACCCGATGGTCCGCGAGGCGGCCCGCGCCTGCCCCGTCGGGGCGATCACCGTCTCGGAGACGGCGTCCGGCTGA